TATGGTATTGTCCCAATCGCCATAACCTATCGAAGCAATATTGGGGAACCCAAAGCTTGCTTGGTAACCACTAAGCGAGGATGAATCAATTTTTCCCGTTTTTGTATTAAACCTGCATAATAATAAACTTGCATATCCATTGGTATAAATATCAGCATGAAAACAAAAGAATATATAATTCTTCAAAGTAAACGCACCTAAAATTCTGCAATCATTATTGATTAATTGTTTTGCATTGGGCGAACCTAGCATCAACGCTTGCATAGGGACACTATAATTGAACGAGGTATTATATTGTGTAACTTTAAAAACTGCCTTGCCTGAGTTGAGTGAATCAGTAATCTGACTGATGTCAATTTCGTTTCCACCCCCTTTAATACTATTTACAAAATACATTCCTGGCCCTGAAAGAGATTGTCCGTGGCCAACGGGATATAAGGAAAACAAGGGGTCTTGAAACACTGTTTCCAAGGTATCGTAGATTTTATATTTTAAATTGCCCCCACCCTTATAACCCGTTTGTTTCACTATTTGAAAAATAACGGAGCCTTTGCTTGCTCCGGCATCTGTGAATTTATTTCCGCACACAAATAAATCATTTTCAGAAACTGCAATGTTGGGAAAATCGAACCATATACCTTGGTTGTTTACATTGCCACTTAAATGATATATAAACCATTTGCCAGTAGGATCGCCACTGGTAGAAAAGCATATAACTACTTTAGAGGTGCTTGCCGTTTTGCCTTGTAAAAATACCAAAATAAAACGGTCGTACACCCAATCATAAATCACTTTGGGGTCATAAGAAAAAGCAGACCCGTCCATTGTAAATGCGGGCAATGTATATGTTTTTATTCGGGTATTACTTTTATCATAAAAGTTCACGGTTGAATTAGCTGCTGCTACCACAAACCCAGCCCGCGACACCGCTACCGTATTGTCGCTGGGGCTGCCACCATCGTAGGTGCAACCATCCACGTCAGATTCGATTGAAGCTGTACTTGCCACATTGGTTTTATAGGAAGTATTCAAATCTATTCCCATATCTGGGCCAGGATTTTGAGCAATTAATTTTTTTCGTTTGGCAATAACTTTTTCCAGTTCAGGGTCTTCTTCTTCGAGGTTTCTTTGCACAATAGCCACATTCCACACACCGCTGTCATTTTTGGGGTCAAATACTTGAATAGATTCTGAGTATAATATTTCACTTCCAACGCAAACAGTTTTTGCACCGGGTAATATATCCATTTGGCAAACCGCGTTTTTTGTAGTCATCAAAAAACATATAGTAATGCTGATAGTAAATAATCTCAATTTCATAATAATGGCTGTAAAGATACAACAGATATTTGAAATGGGGAAAACACCTGTATCAGTTTTGTGTCAAAGAAACCTTATCATTCCGTTCCGATAACTATCAGAAGGGCGAGGCTCGCCGACGGCGGGTGCGATGTCGTCCCTTAGTACTTCGTTGGTGAGCAGTAGCTGTCTCCTACTCCCGATAGCTATCGGAAGACATGACAAAAATCAAACAATACTCTGCAATAGCTTGTCAGTATATAGCGATTTCGGATTATTGAATACCTCCTCTGTACTGCCATAATCTTCCACTTGCCCTTTTTGCAATACCAAGATTTGATGCCCCATAAAACGGGCTACGCTCAAATCGTGCGTGATGAATAAGTATGATAACTGCAATTCGTCTTGCAAATCTTTGAGCAAATTTAGGACTTTTGCTTGTACCGAAACATCTAGAGCAGCAACACTTTCGTCGCATACTATAAATTGTGGATTGAGTGCCAAGGCTCGTGCAATACAAACCCTTTGTCGCTGCCCGCCGCTTAATTGGTGCGGATAGCGTTTGGCAAAATCGGCAGGCAAACCAACTTTTTCCAGTAAATAAATTACTTTCTCATTTATCTTTATACTTTTGTCTCTATACACCTCAAAAGGTTCCCCTATAATAGTTTCAATTTTATGTTTTGGATTTAGCGAAGAATAAGGATCTTGAAACACCATTTGCAAATGCCTGCGATAATTTCTATATTGTGCTTCGTTTAATTTTGCAAGGTCAGTATTATTATACAATATTTCGCCAGCAGTGGGTTTAATTAATCCCAATAACATGCGGCCTACGGTTGATTTGCCCGAGCCGCTCTCGCCCACCACGCATAGAGTCTGGCCTTTGTAAACTGTAAAACTCACATCGCTTACTGCCGTGAATTCTGGGGCTTTGGCAAATATTTTTTTACTAGGAAGTTTATAAGTTTTATATAATGATTTTCCTTCTAATAATATTTCATTTGAAGTATTATATATGATAGTTTTGGGCTCTACATTTTCACCCGAAACAGGCAGTCTTTTACTATTATAGTTTTTCGAAGGTCGGCAATTAATCAAATTAATAGTATAGGGGTTTTGCGGATTATTGAACACCGATTTCATTTCGCCACGTTCTACAATCTCACCTGCTCTCATCACCATTACTTTTTGTGCCAGGTGGTTCACCAAATTCAAATCGTGACTGATAAATATGAGCGACATATTTCTATCTTTCACCAATTTCAATAATAATTCAACCACTGTTTTTTGCACTGTAACATCTAATGCAGTAGTAGGTTCATCGGCAATTAATAGTTGCGGGTTCGACGATAATGCCATGGCAATCATCACACGTTGTCTTTGTCCGCCACTCAATTGGTGTGGATACGATTGCCATATTCTTTCAGGGTCTGGCAATTGTACTTCTTCAAACAATTTAATCGTAGCTGCCTTTGCTTCTGTTTTTTTTTTGCCCAAATGCTTTTTGATTCCTTCGGCTACTTGCCAACCACAAGTATATGCTGGATTGAGCGAACTCATCGGCTCTTGAAATACAAATCCTATTTGCTTTCCCCTGATATGTTCTAATTGTTTTTCACTTAGTTTTAATAAGTCTGCAGTTTTTCCTTCACTATTAGTAAATATAGCTTCACCCGTAATTTTGGTAGTATGTTTATCTAATAATTTGAGTATTGAAAAACAAGTAATGGATTTTCCAGAACCGCTCTCACCTACAACGCCAAGTATTTCGCCATGCCCCAGTTCAAATGATATATCTTTTACCGCAGGCGTATTTTGTCCTGCAAATGATATACTGAGGTTTTTTACACGAAGCATATATTATAATAGTTTTTTCATTGTGATGTTGAGTTTTTCAATGTCATGTTGTCCCAATAATTATCGGGCTTATCGAAA
Above is a window of Bacteroidota bacterium DNA encoding:
- a CDS encoding T9SS type A sorting domain-containing protein; amino-acid sequence: MKLRLFTISITICFLMTTKNAVCQMDILPGAKTVCVGSEILYSESIQVFDPKNDSGVWNVAIVQRNLEEEDPELEKVIAKRKKLIAQNPGPDMGIDLNTSYKTNVASTASIESDVDGCTYDGGSPSDNTVAVSRAGFVVAAANSTVNFYDKSNTRIKTYTLPAFTMDGSAFSYDPKVIYDWVYDRFILVFLQGKTASTSKVVICFSTSGDPTGKWFIYHLSGNVNNQGIWFDFPNIAVSENDLFVCGNKFTDAGASKGSVIFQIVKQTGYKGGGNLKYKIYDTLETVFQDPLFSLYPVGHGQSLSGPGMYFVNSIKGGGNEIDISQITDSLNSGKAVFKVTQYNTSFNYSVPMQALMLGSPNAKQLINNDCRILGAFTLKNYIFFCFHADIYTNGYASLLLCRFNTKTGKIDSSSLSGYQASFGFPNIASIGYGDWDNTIAMTFLVSSKKMYPSAYYTTIEQDFTWAPPTLIKSGNWYYNSQGSQTDERWGDYTGICRWNGNYCPAVVTHTSYALKRVQGASVFGDYANRMTRLIYCNPNSIENPIEPLLNATIYPNPVNLEYTHLDFSIRHTGKIKIDVYDTEGKWLKTLSNATLPEGKYSFMIETSNLANGIYYIHIVNEKQQNLNTQKLVVAK
- a CDS encoding ABC transporter ATP-binding protein, which codes for MLRVKNLSISFAGQNTPAVKDISFELGHGEILGVVGESGSGKSITCFSILKLLDKHTTKITGEAIFTNSEGKTADLLKLSEKQLEHIRGKQIGFVFQEPMSSLNPAYTCGWQVAEGIKKHLGKKKTEAKAATIKLFEEVQLPDPERIWQSYPHQLSGGQRQRVMIAMALSSNPQLLIADEPTTALDVTVQKTVVELLLKLVKDRNMSLIFISHDLNLVNHLAQKVMVMRAGEIVERGEMKSVFNNPQNPYTINLINCRPSKNYNSKRLPVSGENVEPKTIIYNTSNEILLEGKSLYKTYKLPSKKIFAKAPEFTAVSDVSFTVYKGQTLCVVGESGSGKSTVGRMLLGLIKPTAGEILYNNTDLAKLNEAQYRNYRRHLQMVFQDPYSSLNPKHKIETIIGEPFEVYRDKSIKINEKVIYLLEKVGLPADFAKRYPHQLSGGQRQRVCIARALALNPQFIVCDESVAALDVSVQAKVLNLLKDLQDELQLSYLFITHDLSVARFMGHQILVLQKGQVEDYGSTEEVFNNPKSLYTDKLLQSIV